A window of Azospirillum lipoferum 4B contains these coding sequences:
- a CDS encoding helix-turn-helix domain-containing protein, producing the protein MTTAPLVRARGRSRAKLPAGLDVIDAHIGLRVKLRRTLAGLSQSALAERVGVTFQQVQKYENGATSITAARLWQLANALDVPVSFFFDGLPGAGRNGELDPPPPEFDRRETLELVKCYYRLTHPAVRHRLFDLLKATVSALEAGDSPHTGG; encoded by the coding sequence GTGACCACCGCACCCCTTGTCCGAGCCAGAGGCCGGAGCCGCGCCAAGCTGCCGGCCGGTCTGGACGTCATCGACGCCCACATCGGCCTGCGGGTGAAACTGCGCCGCACCCTGGCCGGCCTGTCCCAGAGCGCCCTGGCCGAACGGGTCGGCGTGACCTTTCAGCAGGTCCAGAAATACGAGAACGGCGCCACCAGCATCACTGCCGCGCGGCTCTGGCAATTGGCGAACGCCCTGGATGTCCCGGTCAGCTTCTTCTTCGACGGCCTGCCCGGTGCTGGACGCAATGGAGAACTTGACCCTCCGCCCCCGGAGTTCGACCGCCGGGAAACCCTGGAGTTGGTGAAATGCTATTATCGGCTGACTCATCCTGCGGTTCGCCATCGTCTCTTTGATCTGCTGAAGGCGACGGTGTCCGCCCTGGAGGCGGGGGACTCGCCTCACACCGGAGGCTGA
- the istA gene encoding IS21-like element ISAli13 family transposase, producing the protein MPGTHHTDKQVQRYMTLRKTHTQAVAAAKADISERSARAIDNDPRPPSQRKAKRTWRTRKDPLLAVWPRVEEMLKETPGLLAVSIFEALQEESGGDDVPDGVRRTLERRIARWRALHGPDQDVFFPQCHPPGRQALSDFTVADDLGVTLAGALFPHRLYHFRLAYSGWEHVRVILGGESFTAVAEGLQEALWGLGGVPAEHRTDSLSAAFKNLNRDAQEDFTRRYTELCRHYGMEGTRNNPGVANENGSIEVSHAHLKRRIDQALLRRHSRDFASLDDYRGFLARLVERHNTRRRALVSAERAVLGALPEHRTADFAALTVPVTRNSTISVDKVLYTVPSRLIGQKLKIHLHDDRLEGFLGATSVITLERGRASGNHRGHVIDFHHVIGTLKRKPQALRHLIYRDALFPRPVYRQVWEALDAELPARRACRVMVGLLALAADGGCEAALAQRLEDLLAAGDLPDLEALTAALRPKPATVTDVAITPPDPAGYDRLLPAATREIPA; encoded by the coding sequence ATGCCTGGAACCCACCACACCGACAAGCAGGTCCAACGTTACATGACCCTCCGCAAGACGCACACCCAGGCGGTCGCGGCCGCCAAGGCCGACATCAGCGAGCGCTCCGCCCGCGCCATCGACAACGACCCGCGCCCGCCCTCCCAACGCAAGGCCAAGCGAACCTGGCGCACCCGCAAGGATCCGCTGCTCGCCGTCTGGCCCCGGGTCGAGGAGATGCTGAAGGAAACCCCCGGCTTGCTGGCGGTCAGCATCTTCGAGGCCCTCCAGGAGGAAAGCGGCGGCGACGACGTGCCCGACGGGGTCCGGCGCACCCTGGAACGGCGGATTGCCCGCTGGCGGGCCCTGCACGGTCCCGACCAGGACGTCTTCTTTCCCCAATGCCACCCTCCAGGGCGTCAGGCCCTGTCGGACTTCACGGTGGCCGACGACCTTGGCGTGACCCTCGCCGGCGCCCTCTTCCCCCATCGCCTCTACCATTTCCGGCTCGCTTACAGCGGCTGGGAGCACGTGCGCGTCATCCTTGGCGGCGAGAGCTTCACCGCCGTCGCCGAGGGCCTGCAAGAGGCGCTGTGGGGGCTGGGCGGCGTCCCGGCGGAGCACCGCACCGACTCGTTGTCCGCCGCCTTCAAGAACCTCAACCGCGACGCCCAGGAGGATTTCACCCGCCGCTACACCGAGCTGTGCCGGCATTACGGCATGGAGGGCACCCGCAACAACCCGGGCGTGGCCAACGAGAACGGTTCCATCGAGGTCTCCCACGCCCACCTCAAGCGGCGCATCGACCAGGCCCTGTTGCGGCGGCACAGCCGCGACTTCGCCAGCCTCGACGACTACCGCGGCTTCCTCGCCCGTCTCGTCGAGCGCCACAACACCCGTCGGCGCGCCCTGGTGAGCGCCGAACGCGCGGTGCTGGGCGCGTTGCCCGAACACCGGACCGCCGACTTCGCCGCACTCACCGTTCCCGTGACGCGCAACAGCACGATCAGCGTCGACAAGGTGCTCTACACCGTGCCGTCCCGCTTGATCGGCCAGAAGCTCAAGATCCACCTGCACGACGACCGCCTGGAAGGCTTCCTGGGCGCCACCAGCGTGATCACGCTGGAGCGTGGCCGCGCCAGCGGCAACCACCGGGGGCACGTCATCGACTTCCACCACGTCATCGGGACGCTCAAGCGCAAACCGCAGGCCCTGCGCCACCTGATCTACCGCGACGCCCTGTTTCCCCGCCCGGTGTACCGGCAGGTCTGGGAAGCGCTCGATGCCGAACTGCCAGCCCGCCGCGCCTGCCGCGTCATGGTTGGGCTGCTCGCTCTGGCCGCCGATGGTGGCTGCGAAGCGGCCTTGGCCCAACGCTTGGAGGACCTTCTGGCGGCCGGCGATCTGCCCGACCTGGAGGCGTTGACGGCGGCGCTCCGGCCCAAACCGGCGACGGTGACCGATGTCGCCATCACGCCGCCCGATCCGGCCGGTTACGACCGCCTGCTGCCCGCCGCCACTCGGGAGATCCCGGCATGA
- a CDS encoding helix-turn-helix domain-containing protein has product MDIRKRIGLNVQRIRRARGWSQEQFAFESGLHRTYISGIERGARNPTVTVVKDMADALGVTPAALLEYETASAETAE; this is encoded by the coding sequence ATGGACATTCGCAAGCGGATCGGCCTCAACGTTCAGCGGATCAGACGCGCGCGCGGCTGGTCGCAGGAGCAGTTCGCCTTCGAATCCGGGCTGCACCGGACCTACATCAGCGGCATCGAGCGCGGGGCGCGCAATCCGACGGTGACGGTGGTGAAGGACATGGCCGACGCCCTGGGCGTGACCCCGGCGGCGTTGCTGGAATACGAAACCGCCAGCGCGGAGACGGCGGAATAG
- a CDS encoding helix-turn-helix domain-containing protein, giving the protein MESRTVPTGEQLRAARSLLRWERKDLALASKLSEPTIKRLEATRGAVNAHPVTIEALLRAFDAAGVELIEAVDGKGPGVRFKTDQPPV; this is encoded by the coding sequence TTGGAAAGCCGCACCGTGCCGACCGGCGAACAACTTCGAGCTGCGCGCTCCCTTCTCCGATGGGAGCGGAAGGATTTGGCCCTCGCGTCCAAGCTGTCCGAACCGACCATCAAGCGGCTGGAAGCGACCCGGGGCGCTGTGAACGCCCATCCGGTCACCATCGAGGCCTTGCTGCGCGCCTTCGATGCCGCCGGCGTGGAGTTGATCGAGGCGGTTGACGGCAAAGGTCCGGGCGTTCGCTTCAAAACCGATCAGCCTCCGGTGTGA
- a CDS encoding DUF736 domain-containing protein codes for MKTLTLNIKARFVPVEKDNEKSPDLRALCGPIEIGAGWRKAAKDTGRLYHSVKLDDPSFPGPIYASLVEIDGGYALIWSR; via the coding sequence ATCAAGACGCTGACCCTCAACATCAAGGCCCGCTTCGTTCCCGTCGAGAAGGACAACGAGAAATCTCCCGACCTGCGGGCGCTTTGCGGGCCGATCGAGATCGGTGCCGGGTGGCGCAAGGCCGCCAAGGACACCGGACGTCTCTACCATTCCGTCAAGCTGGATGATCCGAGCTTCCCCGGCCCGATCTACGCCAGCTTGGTCGAGATCGACGGCGGCTACGCCCTGATCTGGTCCCGCTGA
- the istB gene encoding IS21-like element ISAli13 family helper ATPase IstB, with product MSDANTATLPVLLSALRLPSIARHWTRHAETADREGWPAARLLATLFELEVADRTARRIQRHHEQSALPAGKTFATFDFDAAPGLSKGRLQALAAGDLWLKNGSNVLAFGPSGTGKSHAAAALGSALIDAGYRVLFTRTTDMVQRLQAARRDLNLESMLDKLDKFDLVILDDFSYVRKDQAETSVLFELIAHRYERHSLLITANQPFSTWDQVFPDPAMCVAAIDRLVHHAVILEMNGESYRKRTAVERAASPLTQEAAVTK from the coding sequence ATGAGCGATGCCAACACCGCCACCCTGCCGGTGCTGCTCAGCGCGCTGCGCTTGCCCAGCATCGCCCGGCACTGGACCCGCCATGCCGAAACGGCCGATCGCGAGGGCTGGCCGGCGGCGCGCCTGCTGGCCACGCTGTTCGAGTTGGAGGTCGCCGACCGTACCGCCCGGCGCATTCAGCGCCATCACGAGCAATCCGCGCTGCCGGCCGGCAAGACCTTCGCCACCTTCGACTTCGATGCCGCCCCCGGCCTGTCCAAGGGGCGCCTCCAGGCGCTCGCCGCTGGCGACCTCTGGCTCAAAAACGGCTCCAACGTTTTGGCCTTCGGCCCCAGCGGCACCGGCAAGTCTCACGCAGCAGCCGCCCTCGGCAGTGCCCTCATCGACGCCGGCTATCGCGTCCTGTTCACCCGTACGACCGATATGGTCCAGCGTCTTCAGGCGGCGCGGCGCGATTTGAACTTGGAGTCCATGTTGGATAAACTGGACAAGTTCGATCTGGTGATCCTCGATGACTTCTCGTATGTGCGCAAGGACCAAGCGGAAACATCCGTACTGTTTGAACTCATCGCCCATCGGTACGAGCGGCACAGCCTTCTGATCACGGCAAATCAGCCTTTTTCAACGTGGGATCAGGTTTTCCCCGATCCCGCCATGTGCGTCGCCGCGATCGACCGCCTTGTCCACCACGCCGTCATCCTGGAGATGAACGGCGAGAGCTACCGCAAACGCACCGCCGTGGAGCGTGCCGCCTCGCCACTCACGCAGGAGGCCGCCGTCACAAAGTAA